TATTTTGTACAATTAAGTGAATtttatctcacaaggttgatttaagtcattgttctagtttataataaatattgttaagttttcttgggtctctgttttcgtccttccttatcactgacgcacatttaccgactgcaatccttgagaatgtaaatatcttgaaagaatctgcattacaacctggtaggttgtaacagttggcgaccgtgacaggattgcactcgggcgtactcggtggtttggttggcggattgGTGCTCAGTGGATTTAAcagtatttgttattgtttagtgtgttgccttactccccctttattTTTGGaatcatggaaaaatatatttttgatccagCAGAATTTTTGGGGTCGGCAGATTGCCTTAGGCCTCTTCCTGTATtgagtaaagagtgtttggtgagttgtgctcgctggttaggtgtcccacttagggctgcgaacactaaggcccagttgcTGTTAGCTGTAGAGAATATGGTAGCTCAGGGTAtagctgaaggagagaatttagctagggattttgatagtgttgatgatagtggttcagagcgtgaggatagtatgattgatgatgtgagtgtgaatccaggcctttctttgtttgaggacccccctcgtactggaactatttttgaaggaaatgctaaattgcaagataaagctaacgtgtctacaaacccatttgttgtagaaaaatctgtcccggagaatgtagtcccagtgcagcctgtgttgtcccaagaggacaatgaatataggttaatttgcaagaggatagagttagtgaaacttgagtttgaagagaacgagaaggtgaggcgacatgagctagagatggctaatgtaaatttggagttggctaggtTACAAAGctttcctaataaattaagtactccctGTGGACCATAtgctgataaatttaatataggggcagctctgaagttagtccctgtatttgatgaaagaaatatgcctgaattttttaaagcatttgaacgggttgctaccaggttgtcttggcccgccgagatgtggacagtcttaattcagtgtaggatggtgggcaaggcaatcagagtttataattctttggaggcgggtgtagcccgtgattatggtaaagtaaaggcgttggtcctcaaggcttatgatcttgtccctgaggcctatcgtctaaaatttagaaattttagtaagcatgcttctgtttcatatgttgagtttgctaggctcaaggaggagcaatttgataattggctgaagagtcgtcaggtagtctctttctcctccttgagggaattaatgttgatggaagaatttaagaagtattgtagcaaagaactgaggatatatttggaagaggtgaaagcagccagtctaagtaaagcggctcagattgcctaTGAATTTATTTTagcccatcgagcagggtccggcaattttgggtctaagggtatagatttccagtctgccaagccaaatgatggtaataataaatctaataatgtagctaacaacagggtaaagctgtacaattaaattcattgtaacttatactttattatttactataccctatattaacttataaatttaatgagttaccttatcattaaatctgtataaaaacctaatttttatacatggcgaccgtgacaggatctggaAGTTGAGTGGGTGGCTGTGTTTCCCGGAGGTAGGTTTAGGGTCCATggtgataatttacataaaaattactttaagttactttttgTGATTACTGTTTTTACACTTCTGCTTGTATTAGTACTGCTATTTATTGTTTTACTCtggtctgttgttattgttacttataTATTAGTCAAGATGACTGAACTGAAGAGATTAATAACTTCTCGGAAGTTTGTAAGAAAGTCTGTTACGGAGTCGTTTAATCAACGTGATCAGTTCATCTTACTTGAAGCTTCAGATAAGCTAGCACTTGAGTCTAAGTTGACTGACAACATGGCACGTTTGAAGGATTTGGATCTTCAAATACAGGGTATTAAATGGAGTTCTGAAGAAAACGAAAGTGAACTAATGGAAGAATTGGAGgcctgtgaaaattatcaagacaAACTACGTTCGTCTTTATTTAAGCTCCAATTGCCTGTACCGACTACACCATCACCCCTAACTCCAGCTCTTCCCCTTTTGAAGAGACCAACGGCTCCTTTACCTCGATACTCTGGTCAAGAGAACGAAGATCTAACCAAATTTCTATCTCAGTTTGAGGCAGTTATAAACAGGTATGAATACTCTGACTACGAAAAGCTTTTGCTCTTAAAGCAGCAGATAACTGGAAGAGCCTTGGTTTTGATAGATTCCTTGGAGTCTCATAACCAAGGATATAGTAAAGCAAATGAGCTCTTAGAAAAGGCAATTGCTTCTCCAGACGTTCAGAAATTCAGCACCACCAAGCAGCTATCTGAGCTAAACTTGGACAAATGTGATGACCCATTTGAATATGTATCCAAAGTTAAAGGTATAATAGAGAATGTCCGTaagttgaatatttctattgattaTATTTTGCAATACTTTGTGTGGACAGGTTTGAATGAAAAGTTCAGGGAATTACTGATAAATATTACTAACCATACATGGCCTTCAATTGAAGATATTAGTGATAATTTCTTCACTGCCTGCACAAGATACAGTCACCATAAAAAGAAAGTGAAAGTAACAGATCATTCTGTGGATATGGCAATAAATGTGAACTTCACACCAGAGGGAACTAGTGGAGCTACAGCAAAATGTTATCCATGCTCCTTGTGTAGCACAGTCCAAGAAAAGGCTAGCCATAACATCAGAGATTGTACGAACTTTATTTCTCCTGTTTCCAAAGTCGAGAAATTGAAGAGTATCGATGGATGTACTAGATGTGGCCTGGCATTACATTCTACTGAAAAGTGCAGATACAAATTTCGATATCGGTGTGCAAATTGCAAAggttttcattggaattacttgtgCACTCATCTATGGGAAAATCAATCCAATGACATGGGTAAAAAGAATCTGGACCTTAACAAGAAAAAGTTCCATGAAAAAAACAAGGACAAGAAAGACACAAAGGCGAAAACTCCTGCGGAAAGATCCGAGAATAACATTACTACTATTACAGAGGCTTTGAATAACTCAAGTGAGGGAGAtacgattcttccaaccttcacgtGTAACATAAGTGGATCCAATGTGCGTTGTATGAAAGACAGTGGATGTCAATCCAATTTTATATCTGAAGAGTTGGCCAGCAAATTGAATCTACCCGTCATACGAGAGAGTATTAAACTTACTGTGAATGGTATCAATGTTCCTAGAAGTTATGACACCAAAATTGTTGAGGTGGAAATGAAATTTGACAGGGATTCAAGAGTCATTTATGCATTGTGCcttccaaatataaatattactttgaatCTTCCCAAGTTGAACAGAGTTGTGAATGGATTTCTGTCAAAAGGATATAAATTGGCAGATACAAGACTTTTGGATGGTTCAGAAGATATttctgatattcagcttatttTGGGATCAAAATCCAGCTATTGCATACTTGAGACTGAAATTTTATTCGGAGAGAAATCTATATATTCAAGAACTCCTCATGGCGTAGTTTTAAAGGGAGCAACCGAGACTATTTTACATGATCTGCCTTATCTACCATATGCCCCTGAAGTCTCGTCGTCTTCCTACATTTCGATAACTAATAGAACCCCAGACTACCTGCCTTCAGAAGAAGCTAAGTTTTATCAAACCTCTAATATAGATTTTGGTAAAATCGAGATTAGAAATGAATCATTTGTTTTggaaggagaggatgatgaagtCAGTGGGTTAGTTGATATTGAAAAGGATGTACTTGATTCTGTTTGTGACCAAGCATTACATAGAGAGACTTCAATGTACTCTGAAACTGTTGAAATCCATACTCAGTTGATCAATTACGTTTTAGAGAAAACTACTAGGAATAGTGAAGGGAGGCTGGTGATGCCAATACTCTGGAACCCTAGAGTTTCTCACCTTTTGGGACATAActtcaatatatcagagaaaatactgtcaggcttgcaaagaaaatttcaaggaaatttagaTGATAAACTGAAGCAGATGAATATGGTATTTAAAGAGCAAGCAGATGCTGGTataattgagagaattgaaaatcttgataaattcaagaaggagcatccagagtccagtttcatgccttttatgggcatttttaagCCTGATCGTGAGACCACAAAATGTAGGGTTGTCTTCCTGTCCAATTTGAGTGACAAAGGAAGTATGAATCACAATCAAACTATGCATGCAGGTCCCACATTAAATCAGAAACTCTCCACTTCCATTATTAATTTGAGGTTCGGAAGCAAATTGTGTTGCTTTGATATAAAGAAGGCATTCAACAATATAGGTCTTGAGGAAGCCGACCAAAATcgcctttgttttttatggtttagaAATCTTAAAGATggagatttttcaattattggctaTAAGAATAGTAGACTTCCTTTTGGACTTAGATGTTCACCTGCATTATTAATGCTTGGGTAATACAAGATATTGATACTGGATTCTACCAATGATTCTTTTCAATTGATGAAACTCAAGAGAACCATTTATCAGTTGtcttatatggacaactgtgcatTTACGGCAGAAACGTCTGAGTGTTTGTTGTGGATGTATACaatgttggaggatattttcagtccttataagttttcacttcagcagtttttatcaaatgacatgtcattacagaaaaaaattgacaaaattcaGGAAACAGAGGCTCCGACAAAAAGTAAACTGCTGGGACTTGAGTGGGATCGAATGAGTGATACCTTGTCTACAAAACCCATACAACTGGatataaattcatcaacaaaaagacaagttttatctactatagcttcacagttcgatcttcttaatttcaatggacctatacTGAATCGAGCCAGATTGTTTCTCCACAGATTGCAGTGTAGACCAGAACTAGATTGGGATGAAAAGCTTACTGCTCCTTTGATCAATGAATGGAAGAATATCTGCAAGCAGGCCAATTCTGCACCTTCTGTAGAGTTCTCACGGAATTTTGGTGCTCGTACTGACAAATATAAATTGGTTGGGTTTGCTGATAGTAGTAAGGTTCTGTTTGGCGCTGCAGTGTATCTGTATAACATAAATACAAATAAGATCTACTTTATTTTAGCAAGAAATAAACTGGTGAGTAAACAATTGGAGTCAAAATCCATACCAAGCTTGGAATTACAAGCTCTTGCTTCAACTGTAGAAACTGTAAAGGATTTGAAGAATGAACTTTCAGGATTTGGTTGCATTGATCCTATTGAGATAGTTGGATGCGAGGTCTACTCTGACAGTTTGGTGGTACTGACCTGGCTGCAGTCTTACGCCTTGAAACTTGACAAACTACAAAAAAAGCAACCCTTTATACTCAATAGGTGTGTGAGGATTCATGTATGAGATTTTCTTTTGTATCTGAAGAAGATAATCCAGCAGACTGCATCACCAGACCTTTATCCTTTAGGCAGCTAATAAAAACTAACTATATAACTGGTCCTAAGTTCATTACAGAGAGCAAAAGCAATGTGATCTGTAGTGACAGCACATTGTCTTTCATCATACCTGGATTATTTGAATCAAAACGAGTGCAGAAAGTGGAGACAAATTGTGGTAGTGCTTGTTCACCTCATGTGGGCTCGGAACATCTTTTCCCTTTTAACAGGGTTTCTAGTTTTGAGAAGGCTGTGAGAGTGCATGCGGTGGTGCTCAGGTTCTGCAGCATTTTGAAATCTAAGTTTAAAAGTAAAAATCCAGCTCTAGATCATTTTGAAGTTGAAGATGAAGGTTTTAACTTTTATGATGAAGCTTGTAGGCAGATTATAATCAGGGATCAACATGTTCACTTCCCAGAtgtctttgattattttcactcaaaacagaagcagttgaagaatctgcctaacattgttgcacagttgaacttgtttcttgattcggatggcatggtgagggtaaaaagtaaatgccGAAGATTGAAGGAAGTCCAACATCTTAACAAATTCAACTATCCTTTACTACTATCGAAGGACAGTATGTTGGTTCCTCTGATTATAAGGGAATTGCACGTGAAGCTCTCACATGCTGGTTGTTATCCTTTGTTGGCGGAACTTAGAAGAAACTTTTGGATTACCCATATATACTCGGCTGTGAAGAAAGTTCTGTCAAACTGCATTACTTGTAAGAGATTAAATGAGAGGGTAATCAAATTAAATCAAAGTCATTACCCAGAGTTCAGGATTAATCCTGAAAACATACCGTACAGAcagattttcattgatcatatgggtccaTTTAAAATAAAGAATGATCAAGGAAATACTGTCAAGGTATGGCTGTTATGTATTACGTGTCTGTGGTCCCGGGCTATTAACTTGAAAGTTTGTATGGATTTAACTTCAGAGGAATTTATTAGAGCATTACAACTTCTTACATATGAATTTGGTATTCCTTCCTTATGTCTGTCTGATTTGGGATCGCAATTCGTTGGTGGTGCAAATCAGATCTCTAGTTTCTTGAGCGATTACGAgacaaatgcatatttacaggAACATGGAATTAAATCCTTTAAATTTGAGCAATATTACAAAGGATGTAATCAACTCGGCTCGTTAGTAGA
This DNA window, taken from Palaemon carinicauda isolate YSFRI2023 chromosome 10, ASM3689809v2, whole genome shotgun sequence, encodes the following:
- the LOC137648298 gene encoding uncharacterized protein, whose product is MLEDIFSPYKFSLQQFLSNDMSLQKKIDKIQETEAPTKSKLLGLEWDRMSDTLSTKPIQLDINSSTKRQVLSTIASQFDLLNFNGPILNRARLFLHRLQCRPELDWDEKLTAPLINEWKNICKQANSAPSVEFSRNFGARTDKYKLVGFADSSKVLFGAAVYLYNINTNKIYFILARNKLVSKQLESKSIPSLELQALASTVETVKDLKNELSGFGCIDPIEIVGCEVYSDSLVVLTWLQSYALKLDKLQKKQPFILNRVSSFEKAVRVHAVVLRFCSILKSKFKSKNPALDHFEVEDEGFNFYDEACRQIIIRDQHVHFPDVFDYFHSKQKQLKNLPNIVAQLNLFLDSDGMVRVKSKCRRLKEVQHLNKFNYPLLLSKDSMLVPLIIRELHVKLSHAGCYPLLAELRRNFWITHIYSAVKKVLSNCITCKRLNERVIKLNQSHYPEFRINPENIPYRQIFIDHMGPFKIKNDQGNTVKVWLLCITCLWSRAINLKVCMDLTSEEFIRALQLLTYEFGIPSLCLSDLGSQFVGGANQISSFLSDYETNAYLQEHGIKSFKFEQYYKGCNQLGSLVESCVKLTKRLLFGAMRNNILPLRDFDFIVHKTKHLVNRRPISFKESLRDSSGESIPEIITPEMLIHGRELVSINIIPQLQGPTDADPEFNADQIPSSLLKLQNVRHNLIKIYNEEFVGNLIYQAVNNKDRYKPVQHKELKVGDIVLLKEPLAEPCNYPMGRIKEIVKNINNEVTAVKVFKGKTGEILKRHSSSIIPLLSVPSDDEKQGVPDTKNVHIVSSRPKRKAAIQGAAKIH
- the LOC137648297 gene encoding uncharacterized protein — translated: MTELKRLITSRKFVRKSVTESFNQRDQFILLEASDKLALESKLTDNMARLKDLDLQIQGIKWSSEENESELMEELEACENYQDKLRSSLFKLQLPVPTTPSPLTPALPLLKRPTAPLPRYSGQENEDLTKFLSQFEAVINRYEYSDYEKLLLLKQQITGRALVLIDSLESHNQGYSKANELLEKAIASPDVQKFSTTKQLSELNLDKCDDPFEYVSKVKGIIENVRKLNISIDYILQYFVWTGLNEKFRELLINITNHTWPSIEDISDNFFTACTRYSHHKKKVKVTDHSVDMAINVNFTPEGTSGATAKCYPCSLCSTVQEKASHNIRDCTNFISPVSKVEKLKSIDGCTRCGLALHSTEKCRYKFRYRCANCKGFHWNYLCTHLWENQSNDMGKKNLDLNKKKFHEKNKDKKDTKAKTPAERSENNITTITEALNNSSEGDTILPTFTCNISGSNVRCMKDSGCQSNFISEELASKLNLPVIRESIKLTVNGINVPRSYDTKIVEVEMKFDRDSRVIYALCLPNINITLNLPKLNRVVNGFLSKGYKLADTRLLDGSEDISDIQLILGSKSSYCILETEILFGEKSIYSRTPHGVVLKGATETILHDLPYLPYAPEVSSSSYISITNRTPDYLPSEEAKFYQTSNIDFGKIEIRNESFVLEGEDDEVSGLVDIEKDVLDSVCDQALHRETSMYSETVEIHTQLINYVLEKTTRNSEGRLVMPILWNPRVSHLLGHNFNISEKILSGLQRKFQGNLDDKLKQMNMVFKEQADAGIIERIENLDKFKKEHPESSFMPFMGIFKPDRETTKCRVVFLSNLSDKGSMNHNQTMHAGPTLNQKLSTSIINLRFGSKLCCFDIKKAFNNIGLEEADQNRLCFLWFRNLKDGDFSIIGYKNSRLPFGLRCSPALLMLG